GCGTCGGCGCCCAGGCTCGCCCCCTCGGAGCCGCGGCCGAAGAGCATCCGCACCAGCTCTCCGTGATCCTCGGCAAAGCCGAGCAGGACCTCCGCGCGCGCGCGAGCCGCGGGCTCGGGCTGCGCCTCGAGCGGATGGACCGCGACCTCGAGGCGTCGCTCGAGCTCCGCGAGCGCTTCGAAGACCAGCTCCCGGAAAAGCTCGTTCTTGTCGTGGAAGTGCAGGTAGAACGTGCCGGAAGCCACGCCCGCGGCCTCGGCGATCTGATGGCTGGTGACGGCGTGAAGGCCGCGCTCCGCGAAGAGCCTTCGGGCGCTGGCGCGCAGCCTCGAACGCGTCAGCGCACGCGCCCGGGCGCCCGCCCCGTTCCCCGATCGCTCGCGTCGCGCACTGACGTTCATGTCAGCGGAGGACGGTACCCTCCGCAAAGTTGCGGAGTCAAGGCTCCGTGCGCTTAGATCCACCGATGGAATCC
This Deltaproteobacteria bacterium DNA region includes the following protein-coding sequences:
- a CDS encoding helix-turn-helix transcriptional regulator, which translates into the protein MNVSARRERSGNGAGARARALTRSRLRASARRLFAERGLHAVTSHQIAEAAGVASGTFYLHFHDKNELFRELVFEALAELERRLEVAVHPLEAQPEPAARARAEVLLGFAEDHGELVRMLFGRGSEGASLGADA